A section of the Citrus sinensis cultivar Valencia sweet orange chromosome 8, DVS_A1.0, whole genome shotgun sequence genome encodes:
- the LOC102610732 gene encoding transcription factor DIVARICATA, with product MKWETEVISPASYISSSNWLLEESKSTRWTAAENKMFENALAVYDKDSPDRWQKVAAMIPGKTVVDVIKQYKELEADISNIEAGLIPLPGYGNSSPFTLEWVNNHGYDGFKHPYAVGGKRSSSVRPAEHERKKGVPWTEEEHKLFLLGLKKHGKGDWRNISRNFVTSRTPTQVASHAQKYFIRQLSGGKDKRRASIHDITTVNLNETRTSSPDTQRAPSPEQVTSGLSQQQPNCGGALSRTNFQWHQPNNGATTAFGSTQGNMFMTSPYGINSYGIKMPGQNLQRDAVHEPYFGLQNLAFQMQFPQG from the exons ATGAAGTGGGAAACAGAAGTAATCTCCCCTGCATCTTATATTTCAAGCTCAAATTGGCTGCTTGAAGAGAGCAAGAGCACAAGATGGACAGCAGCTGAGAACAAGATGTTTGAAAATGCTTTAGCAGTTTATGATAAGGACTCTCCTGATAGATGGCAAAAAGTGGCTGCCATGATTCCAGGGAAGACGGTGGTTGATGTAATTAAGCAGTACAAAGAATTGGAAGCTGATATTAGCAATATTGAAGCAGGGCTAATTCCACTTCCAGGGTACGGTAATTCTTCTCCATTTACATTGGAGTGGGTTAACAATCATGGCTATGATGGGTTTAAGCATCCATATGCAGTTGGTGGAAAGAGATCCTCATCGGTTCGGCCTGCTGAACATGAAAGGAAGAAAGGAGTTCCATGGACAGAAGAGGAGCATAA GCTGTTTCTGTTGGGATTGAAAAAGCATGGCAAAGGAGATTGGAGAAACATTTCCCGAAATTTTGTTACAAGTAGAACACCAACTCAAGTGGCTAGTCATGCTCAGAAGTACTTTATCAGGCAGCTTTCCGGGGGAAAAGATAAGAGGAGGGCAAGCATTCATGACATAACAACAGTCAATCTCAATGAGACTAGAACCTCTTCGCCAGATACTCAAAGAGCTCCTTCACCAGAGCAGGTTACTTCAGGGCTTTCTCAGCAGCAACCCAATTGTGGTGGTGCTTTGTCCAGGACGAATTTCCAGTGGCATCAGCCAAATAATGGAGCCACCACTGCTTTTGGTTCAACACAAGGAAATATGTTCATGACATCTCCTTATGGCATTAACTCATATGGGATTAAAATGCCAGGACAGAATCTGCAAAGAGATGCAGTTCACGAACCTTACTTTGGACTTCAAAATTTGGCATTTCAGATGCAATTCCCTCAAGGCTGA
- the LOC102611033 gene encoding uncharacterized protein LOC102611033 — translation MESIYRNPNAHVEDRIKDLLSRMTLKEKIGQMTQIERGVATPSVLKDLSIGSILSSGGSMPSVNALSAGWADMVDGFQKAALASRLGIPLIYGIDAVHGNNSVYGATIFPHNVNLGATRDGDLARRIGVATALEVRASGIHYTFAPCVAVGKDPRWGRYYESYSEDTEIVRKMTSIVSGLQGRPPKEHPKGYPYVAGRNNVIACAKHFVGDGGTERGINEGNTISTYDDLEKIHMAPYLDCISQGVCTIMASYSSWNGRKLHADHFLLTEVLKNKLGFKGFVISDWEGLDRLSQPHGSNYRYCISTAVNAGIDMVMVPHRFDQFFEDLTYLVESGKVPMSRIDDAVERILRVKFVAGLFEYPFSDKSLLNIVGCKLHRELAREAVRKSLVLLKNGKKPEKPFLPLDRNAKRILVVGTHADDLGYQCGGWTKTWFGMSGKITIGTTILEAVKEAVGDETEVIYEKYPSPDTFVAGDFSFAIAAVGEEPYAETLGDNSELIIPLNGGDVISLVAERIPTLAILVSGRPLVLEPQLLEKADALVAAWLPGSEGSGIADVVFGDHDFTGRLPVTWYRSVQRLPMNVADNTYDPLFPLGFGLTYKKEKSLH, via the exons ATGGAGTCCATTTACAGGAACCCAAATGCCCATGTTGAGGATCGAATCAAAGACCTTCTCTCTCGCATGACTTTGAAGGAGAAAATTGGTCAAATGACCCAGATCGAGCGCGGAGTCGCAACTCCATCTGTTCTCAAAGACTTATCTATTG GGAGTATTTTAAGTTCAGGAGGGAGCATGCCGTCTGTGAATGCGTTGTCAGCTGGTTGGGCGGATATGGTTGATGGATTCCAGAAGGCGGCACTCGCGTCGAGGCTTGGGATACCATTGATTTATGGGATTGATGCAGTTCATGGTAACAATAGTGTATATGGTGCCACCATATTTCCTCACAATGTTAACCTTGGGGCGACAAG AGATGGAGATTTGGCTCGAAGGATTGGGGTTGCAACAGCTCTTGAAGTTCGGGCAAGCGGCATTCATTATACTTTTGCTCCATGTGTGGCT GTCGGAAAAGATCCCAGATGGGGAAGATACTATGAGAGTTATAGTGAAGATACTGAGATTGTTAGAAAAATGACTTCCATTGTCTCAGGCTTGCAGGGACGGCCACCCAAAGAGCACCCCAAGGGCTACCCATATGTAGCTGGAAg AAACAATGTTATTGCATGTGCTAAGCATTTTGTTGGAGATGGGGGTACTGAAAGAGGTATAAATGAAGGGAATACCATATCAACATATGATGACTTAGAGAAAATTCATATGGCACCTTATCTGGACTGCATTTCTCAAGGAGTTTGTACTATCATGGCATCCTATTCTAGTTGGAATGGTCGCAAACTGCACGCAGACCATTTTCTCCTGACagaagttttgaaaaataaactagGTTTTAAG GGTTTTGTAATCTCCGATTGGGAAGGTCTAGACCGACTTAGCCAGCCTCATGGATCCAACTATCGTTACTGCATTTCCACTGCTGTTAATGCTGGAATTGACATG GTCATGGTTCCTCATAGATTCGATCAATTTTTTGAGGATTTGACATATCTGGTAGAATCAGGGAAGGTACCAATGTCCAGGATTGATGATGCTGTTGAACGGATACTAAGGGTGAAGTTTGTTGCTGGACTTTTTGAGTATCCCTTCTCTGATAAGTCTTTACTTAATATAGTTGGCTGCAAG CTGCATAGAGAACTGGCACGCGAGGCAGTTCGCAAGTCTTTGGTTCTTTTAAAGAATGGAAAGAAGCCAGAGAAACCTTTTCTTCCACTGGACAGAAATGCTAAAAGAATTCTTGTTGTTGGAACACATGCTGATGATCTTGGTTATCAGTGTGGAGGATGGACGAAAACTTGGTTCGGAATGAGTGGCAAGATTACAATTG GAACAACCATTTTGGAGGCAGTGAAAGAAGCAGTTGGAGACGAAACGGAAgtgatttatgaaaaatatccaTCCCCGGACACCTTTGTAGCaggagatttttcttttgccaTTGCAGCTGTCGGTGAAGAACCATATGCTGAAACCTTGGGTGACAACTCAGAGCTTATAATCCCCTTGAATGGAGGTGATGTTATAAGCTTGGTCGCTGAAAGAATCCCCACATTGGCAATTTTGGTATCTGGAAGGCCCTTAGTTCTAGAACCACAGTTGTTGGAAAAGGCAGACGCACTGGTCGCTGCTTGGTTGCCAGGAAGTGAAGGAAGTGGAATTGCTGATGTTGTATTTGGAGATCATGATTTCACAGGTCGACTCCCAGTCACATGGTATAGAAGCGTTCAACGGCTACCTATGAATGTTGCAGATAACACATATGACCCTTTATTTCCTCTCGGATTTGGGTTGACGTACAAGAAGGAGAAATCCTTGCACTAA
- the LOC102621054 gene encoding sugar transport protein 8: MPAIALSETGNGKDFPAKLTGQVLVCSIIAAFGGLMFGYDIGISAGVTTMDDFLIKFFPLVYEKKHRAKEDNYCKYDNQYLQLFTSSLYLAAIVACFLASIVCRKFGRKPTIQAASVFFLIGAILNCLAQNLGMLIAGRLSLGIGVGFGNQAVPLFISEIAPPKYRGGLNICFQLLITVGILAANLINYGTSRIHPYGWRISLGGAAVPALFLLLGSCIIVETPASLIERGKQEQGLYTLRKIRGVKDVEKEYAEICRATEISNLIKHPYRSLMKKSSRPQLICGTFIHMLQQLTGINVVMFYAPVLFQTMGYGSNASLLSAVISGTINVASTLVAIVLVDKAGRKILLVQAAIQMIICQCAIGVILKMFLLTTNTMPTVPAKVVVILVCVFVAGFAWSWGPICWLISSEIYPLETRNAGYFFAVSTNMVFTFVIAQAFLSMLCKMRWGIFFFFTGWLLISLIFSATMLPETKGIPIDEMVDRAWKKHWYWKSYFKNDNHDGSKRTEVAAEIEEKPAA, encoded by the exons ATGCCAGCTATAGCCCTATCAGAAACCGGCAATGGCAAGGATTTCCCGGCCAAACTCACGGGCCAAGTTCTTGTTTGTAGCATTATTGCAGCCTTTGGTGGCCTCATGTTTGGCTACGACATTGGGATTTCAG CTGGAGTAACAACAATGGATGACTTCCTGATAAAGTTTTTCCCACTTGTTTATGAGAAGAAGCACCGTGCAAAAGAAGACAATTACTGCAAATACGATAACCAATATCTGCAACTCTTCACTTCTTCGCTTTACCTAGCAGCCATTGTTGCTTGTTTTCTCGCCTCTATCGTTTGCAGAAAATTTGGCCGAAAACCAACCATTCAAGCAGCTTCAGTTTTCTTTCTTATCGGAGCTATTTTGAACTGTCTTGCGCAAAATTTAGGCATGTTAATTGCTGGAAGGTTGTCTCTCGGCATCGGCGTTGGATTTGGTAACCAG GCAGTGCCTCTGTTTATATCAGAAATCGCACCACCAAAATACAGAGGAGGCCTCAACATTTGCTTTCAATTGCTTATCACAGTTGGTATTCTAGCTGCAAATCTGATTAATTATGGTACTTCAAGAATTCACCCATACGGCTGGAGAATATCACTGGGAGGTGCAGCAGTGCCGGCACTTTTTCTCCTTCTTGGATCCTGCATTATTGTCGAAACCCCAGCAAGCCTTATAGAGAGAGGGAAGCAAGAACAAGGACTGTACACCCTAAGGAAGATTAGAGGAGTGAAAGATGTTGAAAAAGAGTACGCGGAAATCTGCCGCGCTACTGAAATATCTAATTTGATCAAACACCCTTATAGAAGCCTGATGAAAAAGAGCAGCAGGCCTCAGTTAATTTGCGGCACATTCATTCATATGTTACAGCAGCTCACCGGCATCAATGTGGTCATGTTCTATGCTCCGGTGCTCTTCCAAACGATGGGATACGGAAGTAATGCATCACTGTTGTCAGCTGTGATCTCGGGTACAATTAACGTAGCATCCACACTTGTAGCAATTGTCCTAGTGGATAAAGCCGGAAGAAAGATTTTGCTTGTTCAAGCGGCAATACAAATGATTATCTGCCAG TGTGCAATAGGGGTGATTCTGAAGATGTTTTTGTTGACCACGAACACAATGCCAACAGTACCGGCTAAAGTTGTGGTGATTTTGGTGTGTGTTTTTGTTGCTGGATTTGCGTGGTCATGGGGACCGATATGCTGGTTGATTTCAAGTGAAATTTACCCGCTAGAGACTCGAAACGCCGGTTACTTTTTCGCAGTCAGCACAAACATGGTCTTCACATTTGTCATAGCTCAAGCATTTCTCTCAATGCTGTGCAAAATGAGATGgggaattttctttttcttcactgGATGGCTTTTGATATCATTGATTTTTTCTGCCACCATGTTGCCTGAAACAAAAGGTATCCCAATTGATGAAATGGTTGACAGAGCTTGGAAGAAGCATTGGTACTGGAAGAGCTACTTCAAAAACGATAACCACGATGGCAGCAAACGCACAGAAGTTGCAGCTGAAATAGAGGAAAAGCCGGCCGCATGA
- the LOC112499369 gene encoding uncharacterized protein LOC112499369 — protein sequence MAIDTKNIQYFVWKIVKFSMNSCCRFVQKHPFVSGTVSLFFLLYLFLPSVFFFLIYASPVIVCIYVFLRYYVEPKQPEIKNDKRVDEKSSVESKSLPADAAVVVSRNGNKPVMHDDQISRRKNVIKELEAEGNNKETGVILGTTPADASIIGSQNVFTEEKGSASVDHGESSLWNVSGADNVQPLDQRVSVLEPEPSMDDPIVQKVSAEHSEKGNVAAGCEEEEESSDEEEMQRDGNNAVEWTADDQQNLMDLGDSELERNKRLESLIARRRARKLFKMAVEKRVTESGSGGQMPPLSIVRNTILNNIPNNQDFVEDIQVPGSAPSVLLPARNPFDIPYEPYEERPNLTGDSFHEEFSIHQRELLFCRHESFFLGPSFSVESQQDQHESYVGPYGVDKRTALGPRLSRYRTVSGKTDMSAHDQLIEDLLASQEGEALSRNISATDLVEPGSHSPKETKNSEEPKLGMAGMKREAVENSADRSEFQMETDSTRDNSSEPCSLASNEASEMSFHTNTSSNIGNLEPKVDKPRQSLSDRVKSSLTFTIPEGIALNGPSYDSSPSAFDKPRMDDRLFYRYKGPCHSPGYSIASDLQVEVSELGSPPLPLDGTMSPADAESSYDGDIEKDVTSGSEEMWGASCHLAGVDENESRSREVNEVSVDDILGAGLSAMKQNLQNQIASSSLPEQIAEQDNSSTSSLSSSRTEMQDDDHSNKVSENVKQCLEEVPKLSISSIGLPPQIPQKASSAVKESPSLPPSEVSSKELEVLSTLHADKSGEVNASLEVKDEAVHASNEKENLELSEENLKLSEEMDSGSEISTNKEAIMDLSQPAENITSESSNDIVQNLDKPAKQQTVIEPKADPSKLNEHGEAGSSSMKTEVQAEQNTTEVGVSGVDQSSDNAIMSPTLPQILEVDQISTVSSSCSSPRSVLPGKNRRSSSASFDQQIPIQNDESQSIDDEIARNNSLSHISAVSIDQESQPRNSQHLATDPMDLPSSSSDVRISEEPSAKVVECTSEPVISPQASPILTECINGIPSKTEEIAFESNAPRSMVKEEETSNSPAQSTREADLTSSKNYSVENEKEDKGKSVVGCECESNNAVENEAAIEPSVPAAAETAVEKEPSDPLSQKPEVEAAVVHNVNETVADDTSNEKSLIHQENVSDQLKTIEDYKHEPDDTKVVVEPLTSIKPEVKEAPKYETNTAE from the exons atggCAATTGACACAAAGAATATTCAATATTTCGTATggaaaattgttaaattttcgATGAATAGTTGTTGTAGATTTGTGCAAAAGCATCCATTTGTTTCCGGCACCGTGTCGTTGTTCTTCCTCCTCTATTTGTTTCTTCCttctgttttcttctttttgattTACGCTTCCCCTGTTATTGTCTGCATTTATGTGTTTCTGAGATATTACGTCGAACCGAAGCAACCCGAAATCAAGAACGACAAAAGGGTTGATGAGAAATCATCTGTTGAATCCAAGTCTCTTCCAGCCGATGCTGCTGTTGTCGTTAGTAGAAATGGCAACAAGCCTGTAATGCATGATGACCAAATTAGCAGGCGAAAAAATGTCATCAAAGAATTAGAGGCAGAAGGCAATAATAAGGAAACAGGCGTGATTCTAGGTACAACTCCTGCTGATGCTTCCATTATTGGAAGCCAAAATGTGTTCACCGAGGAGAAAGGGAGTGCTTCTGTGGATCATGGAGAGAGCTCATTGTGGAACGTATCTGGTGCCGATAATGTTCAACCGCTTGATCAACGCGTCTCAGTCCTGGAACCCGAACCGTCAATGGATGATCCCATTGTGCAAAAGGTCTCGGCTGAGCACTCTGAAAAAGGCAATGTTGCAGCTGGTTGTGAGGAGGAAGAGGAAAGCTCGGATGAAGAAGAGATGCAGCGGGATGGGAACAATGCTGTGGAATGGACGGCAGATGATCAGCAGAATCTCATGGATCTTGGGGATTCGGAGCTAGAAAGGAATAAAAGGCTCGAAAGTCTAATTGCAAGACGAAGAGCAAGGAAGCTATTCAAAATGGCTGTTGAGAAGAGAGTGACGGAATCAGGCAGTGGAGGTCAAATGCCTCCGCTTTCTATTGTGAGAAACACCATTTTAAACAATATTCCAAATAACCAAGATTTTGTTGAAGACATACAAGTTCCTGGTTCAGCTCCTTCTGTTCTGTTGCCGGCAAGAAACCCTTTTGATATTCCCTATGAACCATATGAGGAAAGACCAAATCTTACCGGCGACAGTTTCCACGAAGAATTCTCGATTCACCAAAGGGAATTGCTCTTTTGTAGACACGAGAGCTTCTTTTTGGGACCTTCTTTCTCGGTTGAATCTCAGCAAGACCAACACGAATCCTACGTCGGTCCGTATGGTGTAGACAAGAGGACTGCACTGGGACCGAGATTGTCCAGATATAGAACGGTTTCGGGTAAGACAG ATATGAGTGCTCATGACCAGCTAATTGAAGACTTATTGGCCTCCCAAGAAGGTGAAGCTCTGTCGCGCAATATCAGCGCAACTGATCTCGTTGAACCAGGAAGCCACTCTcccaaagaaacaaaaaattctgAGGAACCCAAACTTGGCATGGCAGGAATGAAGAGAGAGGCAGTAGAAAATTCAGCCGACAGAAGTGAATTTCAGATGGAGACTGATTCAACCAGAGACAATAGTAGTGAACCCTGCTCATTGGCTTCGAATGAAGCTAGCGAAATGAGTTTCCATACAAACACATCTTCAAATATAGGAAATTTGGAACCAAAAGTGGATAAACCTCGTCAAAGTCTCAGTGATCGCGTCAAATCATCCCTTACTTTCACAATTCCTGAAGGCATAGCTCTAAATGGGCCTTCGTATGATTCTAGTCCATCTGCATTTGACAAGCCAAGAATGGATGACCGTTTGTTTTACAGATATAAAGGGCCTTGTCATAGCCCTGGCTATTCCATAGCTTCTGATTTACAAGTTGAGGTCTCAGAACTTGGCTCTCCGCCACTGCCACTTGATGGAACCATGTCGCCTGCTGATGCAGAATCCTCATATGACGGGGACATTGAAAAGGATGTTACCTCTGGCAGTGAAGAAATGTGGGGAGCCTCATGTCACCTAGCAGGTGTagatgaaaatgaatcaaGATCAAGAGAAGTTAATGAGGTCAGTGTGGATGATATTTTAGGAGCAGGACTTTCTGCTATGAAGCAAAATCTTCAGAATCAAATTGCATCATCTTCACTTCCAGAACAGATAGCCGAACAAGATAACAGTAGCACAAGTTCATTGTCATCTTCTAGAACTGAAATGCAAGATGACGATCACAGTAATAAAGTGTCCGAAAATGTCAAACAATGTTTAGAAGAAGTACCAAAGCTGTCTATTTCTTCAATCGGATTGCCACCTCAAATTCCCCAAAAAGCATCATCCGCAGTGAAGGAGTCACCATCTCTTCCACCTAGTGAAGTTTCTTCCAAGGAGCTAGAg GTATTATCTACTCTGCATGCCGATAAGTCTGGAGAAGTGAATGCCTCTCTTGAGGTTAAGGATGAAGCAGTGCATGCAAGCAATGAAAAAGAGAACTTGGAATTATCTGAGGAGAACTTGAAATTATCCGAGGAGATGGATAGTGGATCTGAAATATCAACCAACAAAGAAGCTATAATGGACCTGTCACAACCAGCTGAGAATATTACATCAGAATCAAGCAACGATATTGTGCAGAACCTTGACAAACCTGCCAAACAACAAACTGTGATCGAGCCTAAAGCAGACCCTTCGAAGCTAAATGAGCATGGAGAAGCAGGAAGCTCGTCAATGAAAACTGAGGTTCAGGCCGAGCAAAACACCACAGAAGTAGGAGTTTCGGGAGTAGACCAGAGTTCTGATAATGCTATTATGTCACCAACCCTGCCCCAAATACTGGAAGTTGATCAAATTTCCACCGTTTCGAGTTCATGCTCATCTCCAAGGTCAGTACTGCCAGGAAAAAACAGAAGGTCATCTTCAGCGAGCTTTGATCAACAGATACCTATACAGAACGATGAATCACAATCCATTGATGATGAGATAGCCAGAAATAATTCATTAAGTCACATATCTGCTGTAAGTATAGATCAAGAATCTCAACCCAGAAATTCGCAGCATCTGGCAACAGATCCCATGGACCTTCCATCATCTAGTAGCGATGTCAGAATATCAGAG gAACCTTCAGCTAAAGTCGTAGAATGTACATCAGAACCAGTGATCAGTCCTCAGGCTTCTCCTATACTGACAGAGTGTATCAATGGCATCCCATCTAAAACAGAAGAGATTGCTTTTGAATCAAATGCCCCCAGAAGTATGGTGAAAGAAGAG GAGACCTCAAATTCTCCAGCGCAATCCACCAGAGAAGCCGACCTCACTAGCAGCAAAAACTACTCAGTGGAGAATGAGAAAGAAGATAAGGGGAAGTCTGTCGTAGGCTGTGAATGTGAATCCAACAATGCCGTGGAGAATGAAGCAGCCATTGAACCATCAGTACCAGCAGCAGCTGAAACCGCTGtagaaaag GAACCATCTGACCCTCTTTCGCAGAAACCTGAAGTAGAAGCTGCTGTTGTGCACAATGTGAATGAAACAGTAGCTGATGATACAAGCAACGAGAAAAGCTTGATTCATCAAGAGAACGTTTCTGACCAGTTAAAGACCATCGAAGATTATAAACATGAACCAGATGATACTAAGGTGGTTGTAGAACCATTAACATCAATAAAACCTGAAGTCAAGGAAGCTCCAAAGTATGAAACCAACACAGCAGAATGA